Proteins co-encoded in one Bacillus paramycoides genomic window:
- a CDS encoding DUF2624 domain-containing protein, producing the protein MNLIKQLVNKKLNHISTKELLKYSKEYDVPITTAQADQIVGLMKGKNINIYDNDERLALLKQIAQVTSPATAQQVNTLFQQLLK; encoded by the coding sequence ATGAACCTCATTAAACAACTTGTAAATAAAAAGTTAAATCATATTTCTACAAAGGAATTATTGAAATATAGTAAAGAATATGACGTTCCAATTACGACTGCACAAGCTGATCAAATTGTTGGACTTATGAAAGGAAAGAATATTAACATTTACGATAATGACGAACGACTAGCGCTCTTAAAACAAATAGCCCAAGTAACCTCGCCCGCTACTGCTCAACAAGTCAATACTTTATTTCAGCAACTACTAAAATAA